In a genomic window of Sulfurisphaera tokodaii str. 7:
- a CDS encoding methyltransferase domain-containing protein, with product MVERLNYDEFVMEDLKNVYKGFINDFLRSILVPNSRLYVRVNTLKINVEEILAELNFLERDEDFEEALFVKLKGPNKIEEHETKVIVDKRTAESVIMGADVYRPGIKKVLGNGKYVNVVSENGVIVGEGELVNKGNLVVRVLNPLYSAPKFADLEYVKDGSLILQGKASMYVAHLLDPKPNEKIIDMTAYPGGKLTHIYQLEPRSKVIGFDHTKKKVDELREKVKKMKMNIEVYLADSRYLYEGFGLRDVDKVIIDPPCSALGIRPKVYDRKTKEDIINFHNYQRQFINSAYKILKKNGILVYSTCTVTTWENEKVIDDERFEVEDIIRFHPNIHDMTGFFIAKLIKRK from the coding sequence ATGGTTGAAAGATTAAATTATGATGAATTTGTGATGGAAGATTTAAAGAACGTTTATAAAGGATTTATTAATGATTTTTTGAGATCTATTTTAGTTCCTAATAGTAGGCTTTATGTTAGAGTAAATACTTTGAAGATTAATGTAGAGGAAATCTTAGCTGAATTAAATTTTCTTGAAAGGGATGAAGATTTTGAAGAAGCTCTTTTTGTGAAGCTAAAGGGACCAAATAAAATTGAAGAGCATGAGACAAAGGTAATTGTAGATAAACGTACTGCTGAAAGTGTGATTATGGGTGCTGATGTATATCGTCCAGGAATAAAGAAAGTACTTGGAAATGGTAAGTATGTTAACGTTGTTAGTGAGAACGGTGTAATAGTAGGTGAAGGGGAATTAGTAAATAAAGGCAATTTAGTTGTTAGAGTTTTAAACCCATTGTATTCAGCTCCTAAGTTTGCTGATTTAGAGTATGTTAAAGATGGCTCACTAATCTTACAAGGAAAGGCTTCAATGTATGTTGCTCACTTGCTTGACCCAAAACCTAATGAAAAAATTATTGATATGACGGCTTATCCTGGAGGGAAATTAACTCATATATATCAACTTGAACCTAGGAGTAAGGTTATTGGTTTTGATCATACCAAGAAAAAAGTAGATGAGTTAAGAGAAAAAGTAAAAAAGATGAAAATGAACATAGAAGTTTATTTGGCAGATTCTAGGTATCTTTATGAGGGTTTTGGATTAAGGGATGTAGATAAAGTAATTATTGATCCACCTTGTTCAGCTCTAGGTATAAGACCAAAGGTTTATGACAGGAAAACTAAAGAAGATATTATTAATTTTCATAATTATCAGAGACAATTTATTAATTCTGCATATAAGATTCTGAAGAAAAATGGCATATTAGTTTATTCTACTTGTACAGTAACTACATGGGAAAATGAGAAGGTAATTGATGATGAAAGATTTGAAGTTGAAGATATTATTAGATTTCATCCCAATATTCATGATATGACAGGATTTTTTATAGCCAAATTAATTAAGAGAAAATGA
- a CDS encoding radical SAM protein: protein MNRDLKAFKWFIKTQILKDPFNPAYATFKVTSRCNLHCTFCSPDYYSGKLGEGSTEIIKRIIDNLRDSSIVVLSFEGGEPTLRNDILELLEYAHDGSFYVMLTTNGYRLNDEDFLVKLADRIDFLHYSIDEYHWNVKALENLCKFRQYGLKVNVQTVVTRYNLHKLEEKVKKVRECNYKIVILPAIDYPESKVKLSPDPVELYEVMSDLKRKYGATINNSWGFINALIGKTRIKRVVSYAISIYPNGDLPYPDDINGKIVGNLAIEKLNDILKKPVVKELQNYMLNNQAKFEYLHLQTASFNSVKDLAEYVYEMIKWRFLGKA from the coding sequence TTGAATAGAGATCTTAAAGCCTTTAAGTGGTTTATTAAAACTCAAATACTAAAAGACCCCTTCAATCCAGCATATGCAACGTTTAAAGTCACGTCGAGGTGTAATCTTCATTGTACATTCTGTTCACCGGATTATTATTCTGGCAAATTAGGTGAAGGAAGTACTGAAATTATAAAGAGGATTATTGATAATTTGAGAGACTCATCTATTGTTGTATTATCTTTTGAAGGAGGAGAGCCAACATTACGTAACGATATCCTAGAATTGTTAGAATATGCTCATGATGGCTCCTTCTATGTCATGTTAACTACTAATGGATACAGGTTAAATGATGAAGATTTTTTAGTAAAGTTAGCAGATAGGATAGATTTTCTTCATTATTCCATAGATGAATATCATTGGAACGTAAAAGCTCTTGAAAATCTTTGTAAATTCAGACAATATGGTCTTAAAGTAAATGTACAAACTGTTGTAACTAGATATAATTTACATAAGTTAGAGGAAAAAGTCAAGAAAGTTAGGGAATGCAATTATAAAATAGTAATATTACCTGCAATAGATTACCCAGAATCTAAAGTGAAATTATCTCCAGATCCAGTAGAATTATATGAAGTTATGTCAGACCTAAAGAGAAAGTACGGTGCAACAATTAATAATTCATGGGGATTTATTAATGCATTAATTGGTAAGACAAGAATAAAAAGAGTTGTTAGCTACGCTATTTCCATTTATCCCAACGGTGATTTGCCTTATCCAGATGATATAAATGGAAAGATTGTAGGTAATTTAGCTATTGAAAAACTGAATGATATATTGAAAAAACCAGTAGTAAAAGAATTACAGAATTATATGCTAAATAACCAAGCAAAATTCGAATATCTTCATTTACAAACAGCCTCGTTTAATAGTGTAAAAGATCTTGCGGAATATGTGTATGAAATGATAAAATGGAGATTTCTTGGGAAAGCTTAA
- the trxA gene encoding thioredoxin, translated as MSEIDTLVREIAKRLEEKAEKILKKEEATITITDSNIDDIITKNRVVFVDCWAPWCAPCHIYEPIFNKMAEKYKDKIVFGRLNVDENPKTADKYGVMNIPTTLIFLNGNLVDQIVGAVDETTLEEYIKKYLS; from the coding sequence TTGAGTGAGATTGACACACTAGTTAGAGAAATAGCCAAAAGATTAGAAGAAAAAGCCGAAAAAATATTAAAAAAGGAGGAAGCTACTATAACTATAACTGATAGTAACATAGACGACATAATAACAAAAAATAGAGTAGTGTTTGTAGATTGCTGGGCACCCTGGTGTGCTCCTTGCCATATCTACGAACCAATATTTAACAAAATGGCCGAGAAGTATAAGGATAAGATAGTATTTGGAAGGCTTAACGTTGACGAAAATCCAAAAACAGCAGATAAATATGGTGTCATGAATATACCAACTACCTTGATCTTTCTTAACGGTAATCTAGTAGATCAAATAGTAGGAGCCGTAGATGAGACTACGCTAGAAGAATATATTAAAAAATATTTGTCATGA
- the folE gene encoding GTP cyclohydrolase I FolE, translated as MEETLNQEKMVEEIAKRIREILEILGENPDREGLRETPLRVARALLEMTSGLRTPQPQIKTFNLSEDGISEVEDQIILVKNIGFSSLCEHHLLPIIGKVHVAYIVGQERKVAGFSKIIRIVNYYASRPQIQERLVQQIADAIMNSDIHPKGVMVIGDALHMCAYVRGVKDREASLLSVATRGLFKNNVSLRNYVFRLLETSKKTSLL; from the coding sequence ATGGAAGAGACATTAAACCAAGAAAAGATGGTTGAAGAGATAGCTAAAAGGATAAGAGAGATCCTTGAAATTTTAGGGGAAAACCCGGATAGGGAAGGACTAAGAGAAACTCCATTAAGGGTAGCTAGAGCTTTATTAGAAATGACAAGTGGACTTAGAACTCCTCAACCTCAAATTAAAACATTTAACCTATCCGAAGATGGTATATCTGAAGTTGAAGACCAAATTATTCTTGTAAAGAATATAGGTTTTTCTTCTTTATGTGAACATCATTTACTACCTATAATAGGAAAAGTACATGTAGCATATATAGTAGGTCAAGAAAGAAAAGTAGCCGGTTTTAGTAAGATTATAAGGATTGTGAATTATTACGCATCAAGGCCACAAATTCAAGAAAGATTAGTTCAGCAAATTGCTGATGCTATAATGAATAGCGATATTCATCCAAAAGGTGTAATGGTTATAGGAGATGCTCTTCATATGTGTGCATACGTTAGGGGTGTTAAAGATAGAGAGGCAAGTTTATTATCAGTAGCAACGAGAGGGTTATTCAAAAATAATGTGTCATTAAGGAACTATGTATTTAGATTACTCGAAACGTCAAAGAAGACAAGTTTATTATAG
- a CDS encoding beta-ribofuranosylaminobenzene 5'-phosphate synthase family protein yields MIKIIGLSRIHITLIDLEGKFGRLDGGIGVALKYPRIVLRSGNCIKPNITLPFKIPDYCIEEDFEEHIGLGHTTQFLLSVAKLGAEYNLKNIDVVELAKLVKRGGTSGVGVYAFKHGGFIVDGGHSKKIKKEILPSDYSTVSPPPLIARYDFPWYIYVNIPKEGRKIYGKSELEIFKNAKVEGIDTLTRIIFMKLIPAVIENDLEEALEAIGLIQNLGFKKLEVSLQTEEVKMLMKQLYQKGYYSGISSFGPAVYTFVRSRREGEELVSYFGGFVTEPNNEGAKVLWLKD; encoded by the coding sequence ATGATAAAAATTATTGGGTTATCAAGAATTCATATAACTCTTATTGACTTAGAAGGTAAATTTGGAAGACTTGATGGAGGTATAGGTGTGGCATTAAAATATCCTAGAATTGTCTTAAGAAGTGGTAATTGTATTAAACCAAATATAACTTTACCGTTTAAAATACCAGATTATTGTATTGAAGAAGATTTTGAAGAACATATAGGTTTAGGACATACTACCCAATTTCTATTATCAGTAGCAAAATTAGGTGCTGAGTATAACTTAAAGAATATAGATGTGGTAGAATTAGCTAAATTGGTGAAGCGTGGTGGTACTTCTGGTGTTGGGGTTTATGCATTTAAACATGGTGGTTTTATTGTAGATGGAGGTCATTCTAAGAAAATAAAGAAAGAAATTTTACCCTCGGATTACTCCACTGTTTCTCCTCCTCCTTTAATTGCAAGGTATGATTTTCCATGGTACATTTACGTAAATATACCTAAAGAAGGAAGAAAAATATACGGTAAAAGTGAGCTTGAAATATTTAAGAATGCTAAAGTAGAGGGTATTGATACATTAACTAGAATAATATTTATGAAACTTATTCCAGCTGTGATTGAAAATGATTTGGAAGAAGCACTAGAAGCTATAGGTTTGATTCAGAATTTAGGATTTAAAAAGTTAGAAGTTAGTCTTCAAACCGAAGAGGTAAAAATGCTTATGAAACAGTTGTATCAAAAGGGATATTATTCAGGTATTTCTTCTTTTGGTCCAGCAGTATATACTTTTGTAAGAAGCAGAAGGGAAGGAGAAGAGTTAGTTTCCTATTTTGGTGGTTTTGTTACAGAGCCTAATAATGAGGGTGCAAAAGTCTTATGGTTGAAAGATTAA
- a CDS encoding class I adenylate-forming enzyme family protein — MSLARLVYEWSKKTPSKTFLISEDKNLTYEQAVQEIAKIASNISPGGTVVHIMFNTVESILAYLAILWAGGKIVAVDPLTSAEDLKFILEDSKPDLVFTDHEVYEREKNILKDYKTVVEVPRKNVFSSPYEYREDEVGLIYYYAGIAGRTMQVLHSAERMELNSLSLYRATKLKEVRSILTVPIAHVLGNSVLGVTLEAGGAMYIVKKFEPKSVASVIEKYSINYLSTVPMVYDSLNTIDANLSSLELCVSSAAPLFPNTVNTFFNKFGKKIVQQYGFTEGFVLTFQPLEYADVISVGKPLPEVEVKIVKDDGKEAKTGEVGELWVKAPWLMLGYKDIEETNKVFSNGWLKTGDLMSMDDKGLLYFRGIKKRMLKYKGYPIFPRDLEEILKTHPNVIDAKVIGEDAGQLGQQPIAIVVVKEKKDGIEEELLNYVNTKVAFYKKLKKVYIVDKIE, encoded by the coding sequence ATGAGCTTAGCCAGATTAGTGTATGAGTGGAGTAAAAAAACTCCTAGTAAGACTTTTTTAATAAGTGAAGATAAAAATTTAACTTATGAGCAAGCGGTACAGGAAATAGCAAAAATAGCATCTAACATCTCGCCAGGTGGCACAGTAGTGCATATAATGTTCAATACAGTAGAATCCATTCTGGCTTATTTAGCTATATTGTGGGCTGGAGGAAAAATTGTTGCAGTCGATCCATTAACTTCTGCAGAAGACTTAAAGTTTATATTAGAAGACTCCAAACCAGATTTAGTCTTCACAGACCATGAGGTATATGAAAGAGAAAAAAATATACTAAAGGATTATAAAACAGTAGTTGAAGTACCTAGAAAAAATGTATTCTCTTCACCTTATGAATATAGAGAAGATGAAGTAGGATTAATATATTATTATGCTGGAATAGCTGGAAGAACAATGCAAGTTTTACATAGTGCAGAAAGAATGGAATTGAATTCTTTATCTCTATATAGAGCAACTAAGTTAAAAGAAGTTAGAAGCATTTTAACAGTACCAATTGCTCATGTTCTCGGTAATAGCGTTTTAGGTGTAACTTTAGAAGCAGGTGGAGCAATGTACATAGTAAAAAAATTTGAACCGAAAAGTGTAGCTAGTGTGATAGAGAAATACTCTATTAACTATCTTTCAACGGTTCCAATGGTATACGATTCCTTAAACACAATAGATGCTAATCTTTCAAGCTTAGAATTATGTGTAAGTAGCGCAGCTCCTTTGTTCCCTAATACAGTAAATACATTTTTCAATAAATTTGGCAAAAAGATAGTTCAACAATACGGATTTACTGAAGGATTTGTACTTACTTTTCAGCCATTAGAATATGCAGATGTAATTAGCGTAGGAAAACCGTTACCAGAAGTCGAGGTAAAGATTGTTAAAGATGATGGAAAAGAGGCAAAAACTGGTGAAGTAGGAGAATTATGGGTAAAGGCACCATGGTTAATGCTAGGATATAAAGACATAGAAGAAACAAATAAAGTATTTTCTAATGGATGGTTAAAAACTGGAGACCTAATGAGTATGGATGATAAGGGATTATTGTATTTTAGAGGGATTAAAAAAAGAATGCTGAAATATAAGGGTTATCCTATATTTCCAAGAGACTTAGAGGAAATATTAAAGACTCATCCTAATGTAATAGATGCTAAAGTAATTGGAGAAGATGCTGGTCAACTAGGACAGCAACCTATAGCAATTGTCGTGGTAAAAGAGAAAAAAGATGGTATTGAAGAAGAGCTTCTGAATTATGTTAACACAAAGGTAGCATTTTATAAGAAGTTGAAGAAAGTATATATAGTGGATAAAATTGAGTGA
- a CDS encoding MarR family transcriptional regulator, with product MSDSKSRIIEILKKFGELPQSELVRISGLSKSRLSEILSELEKQGLIERKKSLGKNLSVKLSNKFIKIGIIRAAEYPFIIPFVKALKEKGFFVDILIYDNGLSLTKDLVEGKINIGFSPVVTQLIFKKIFNNFDIIGGGAKGGGGIIGESLCDRVGSTTMSSMEIWSLLYNPDLNLQSYDSPESMVIDLENHKINAISIWEPYFTILTRKGYSILHTFEPLHCCTLAVRNELDKDLIKKVYEESFTSFLFQKDRWIMDYANLLGINYSILSDSVKNYVFDYYLDLNEIRRNLRKIGILGI from the coding sequence ATGAGTGACTCAAAATCTAGGATTATTGAAATCTTAAAAAAGTTTGGTGAATTACCTCAATCTGAACTAGTTAGGATTAGTGGGTTATCAAAAAGTAGATTGTCAGAAATTTTGTCTGAGCTGGAGAAACAAGGACTCATAGAGAGGAAAAAATCGCTCGGAAAAAATTTATCAGTAAAGTTAAGTAATAAGTTTATAAAAATAGGTATAATTAGGGCGGCTGAATATCCATTTATTATACCTTTTGTAAAAGCACTTAAAGAAAAAGGGTTTTTTGTTGATATTCTAATTTATGATAATGGACTAAGCTTAACTAAAGATCTAGTAGAAGGTAAGATAAATATAGGGTTTTCACCAGTAGTAACGCAATTAATTTTTAAGAAAATATTCAATAATTTTGATATTATAGGAGGTGGGGCGAAGGGAGGAGGTGGAATAATTGGTGAATCCCTTTGTGACAGAGTCGGCTCCACAACTATGTCTAGTATGGAAATATGGTCATTGTTATATAATCCAGATTTAAATTTGCAAAGTTATGATTCTCCAGAATCCATGGTGATTGATCTTGAAAATCATAAAATTAACGCTATATCTATTTGGGAGCCTTACTTCACTATTTTAACTCGTAAGGGTTATTCCATTTTACATACATTTGAACCTTTACATTGTTGTACATTAGCTGTAAGAAACGAACTTGATAAGGACTTAATAAAAAAGGTCTATGAAGAATCTTTCACATCATTTTTATTTCAAAAAGATAGATGGATAATGGATTATGCCAACTTATTAGGTATTAACTATTCTATCCTTTCTGATTCAGTAAAAAATTATGTTTTCGATTACTATTTAGATTTAAATGAAATAAGAAGAAACTTGAGAAAAATTGGAATTTTAGGCATCTAA
- the xerA gene encoding site-specific tyrosine recombinase/integron integrase, with protein MKLQLGKPDVIINPFDEFITALMIAGASENTIRLYSIAISDFLSYIRKDPRTVTTYDLNNWIRNILSRETKSKNENEIEKRRKKSVTARHYIIAVLRFLKWLGVDVKPTIPRIRRKEIRALSEEEIVKIKENVKKLKDRLLIQLLLDTGLRSKELLSIKKSDINIERRYIIVRNTKNGEERIVFFTEETARLLKSYLRNIEDNGILFNMTYHALYRKLKRLGKKLGIDLRPHILRHTFATQAIRKGMPLPVVQKLLGHKDIRTTQIYTHLVTEDLQEIYKKIFG; from the coding sequence GTGAAACTACAATTAGGTAAGCCAGATGTCATTATCAACCCATTCGACGAATTTATTACGGCTTTAATGATTGCAGGAGCCTCTGAAAATACAATAAGATTATATTCAATAGCAATATCTGATTTTCTTAGTTATATAAGAAAAGATCCAAGGACTGTTACCACCTATGATTTAAATAATTGGATTAGAAATATTCTAAGTAGAGAAACAAAATCTAAAAATGAAAATGAGATAGAAAAAAGAAGAAAAAAATCAGTGACTGCAAGGCATTATATAATAGCAGTATTAAGATTCTTAAAGTGGTTAGGAGTAGATGTAAAACCAACTATACCTAGAATTAGAAGAAAAGAAATTAGAGCTTTATCAGAAGAAGAAATAGTTAAGATAAAAGAAAATGTGAAAAAACTAAAAGACAGACTACTAATTCAACTTTTATTAGATACAGGATTACGTTCTAAAGAATTACTTTCTATTAAAAAATCCGACATAAACATAGAAAGAAGATATATAATTGTTAGAAATACAAAGAATGGTGAGGAAAGAATTGTATTTTTCACAGAAGAAACAGCTAGGTTATTAAAGAGTTATTTGAGGAACATAGAAGATAATGGAATACTTTTCAATATGACTTATCATGCTTTATATCGGAAACTTAAAAGATTAGGCAAAAAATTAGGGATTGACTTAAGACCACATATTTTGAGACATACATTTGCTACACAAGCTATAAGAAAAGGAATGCCATTACCAGTAGTTCAAAAATTGTTAGGGCATAAGGATATCAGAACAACACAAATATATACTCATTTAGTAACAGAAGACTTACAGGAAATTTATAAGAAAATATTTGGTTAA
- the glnA gene encoding type I glutamate--ammonia ligase, translating to MPSLPKTAEEALKFLKDNKIKWVDLQFTDLPGRLHHITVPASEFTEDSFKTGFGKLDGSSIKGFTMIYESDMVLMPIPQTMAVIPWNEGIARVITQVFWGGGKGRFERDPRHIAEEAEKKQSEEGYISYFGPELEFFIFDKVDLDVATPQSGTGYKIHAREAPWARNGGFLIRYKEGYYPAPPVDQLMDIRVEAINILTDYFGFNIEATHHEVATAGQGEIDFRFSTLADTADKVQTLKYVVKNVAAKHGMIATFMPKPMFGDNGTGMHTHFSLWTKDGKNLMYDPNDEYAELSQIGRYIVGGILEHGRALSAIVSPTTNSYRRLIPGYEAPVYLVWSKSNRSAAIRIPSYYRGMEKAKRLEYRPPDPSCNPYLAFAAILMAALDGIKKKIEPGDPVDENVYHMSEERKKQLKIKELPRSLDEALDELESDNEFLKPVFNSSILNTYIDLKRDEAKTMQQYPHPMELYYYLDA from the coding sequence ATGCCAAGTTTACCTAAAACAGCCGAAGAGGCTCTGAAATTTCTAAAAGACAATAAAATAAAATGGGTGGATCTACAGTTTACAGATCTACCTGGAAGATTGCATCATATTACAGTCCCAGCCTCAGAATTTACAGAAGATTCATTTAAAACAGGGTTTGGAAAATTAGATGGAAGTAGTATAAAAGGATTTACTATGATTTATGAAAGCGATATGGTGCTAATGCCCATACCACAAACTATGGCAGTTATACCTTGGAATGAAGGAATTGCTAGAGTTATAACCCAGGTATTTTGGGGAGGAGGAAAGGGAAGATTCGAGAGAGATCCAAGACATATTGCAGAAGAAGCAGAAAAGAAACAATCAGAAGAAGGTTATATTAGTTATTTTGGCCCAGAGCTAGAATTCTTTATATTTGATAAAGTAGATTTGGATGTAGCCACACCTCAAAGCGGAACTGGATATAAAATACATGCTAGAGAAGCCCCATGGGCTAGAAATGGAGGGTTCCTAATAAGATACAAAGAGGGTTATTATCCAGCACCACCTGTAGATCAGCTAATGGATATAAGAGTCGAGGCTATTAATATATTAACTGATTACTTTGGATTCAATATAGAAGCTACTCACCATGAAGTTGCTACAGCTGGACAAGGCGAAATTGATTTCAGATTCTCTACATTAGCTGATACAGCCGATAAAGTTCAAACACTAAAATATGTCGTAAAAAATGTAGCAGCAAAGCATGGAATGATAGCCACTTTTATGCCAAAACCAATGTTTGGAGATAATGGGACAGGAATGCATACGCATTTTAGTCTATGGACAAAAGATGGAAAGAATCTAATGTACGATCCTAACGATGAATATGCTGAGTTAAGTCAAATAGGTAGATATATAGTAGGAGGAATATTAGAACATGGTAGAGCATTATCAGCAATAGTATCGCCAACCACAAATAGTTATAGAAGATTAATTCCAGGTTATGAGGCACCCGTATATCTAGTGTGGAGTAAATCCAACAGAAGTGCTGCAATTAGAATACCATCATATTATAGAGGAATGGAAAAAGCAAAGAGATTAGAATATAGACCACCAGATCCCTCGTGTAACCCATACTTGGCATTCGCTGCAATACTAATGGCTGCTTTAGATGGAATAAAGAAAAAGATTGAGCCTGGTGATCCTGTTGATGAAAATGTATATCATATGAGCGAAGAGAGGAAAAAACAGTTAAAAATTAAGGAATTACCTAGATCATTAGATGAAGCATTAGATGAGTTAGAAAGCGACAATGAGTTCCTAAAACCAGTATTTAATTCATCAATATTAAATACATACATTGACCTAAAGAGAGACGAAGCAAAAACTATGCAACAGTATCCTCATCCTATGGAGTTATATTACTATTTAGATGCCTAA
- a CDS encoding gamma carbonic anhydrase family protein — MVIEEYLGKKPKIADKVYIHPTAYVIGDVSIGEFSSLWHYVVVRGDNDSIEIGRETNIQENSTIHTDIGYKVIIGDRVSIGHNAVIHGAKISSNVIIGMGAILLNGSEVGEYSIIGAGAVVTQGTKIPPYSIAVGVPAKVIRKVSEEEIKLISENAEEYLKHVRRFLKIE, encoded by the coding sequence ATGGTAATAGAAGAATATTTAGGTAAGAAACCTAAAATTGCTGACAAAGTGTATATTCATCCTACAGCTTATGTAATAGGAGATGTAAGTATAGGAGAGTTTTCTAGTTTATGGCATTATGTTGTTGTAAGAGGTGATAATGATTCTATTGAAATTGGAAGAGAAACAAATATTCAAGAGAATTCAACAATTCACACGGACATTGGATATAAAGTCATTATAGGAGATAGAGTGAGTATAGGACATAATGCTGTAATCCATGGTGCTAAAATTTCTTCTAATGTTATTATAGGTATGGGTGCTATACTTTTAAATGGCTCAGAAGTAGGAGAGTATTCTATTATTGGTGCTGGTGCTGTCGTAACTCAAGGCACGAAGATACCTCCTTATAGTATTGCAGTTGGAGTGCCAGCAAAGGTAATAAGAAAGGTTAGTGAGGAAGAAATAAAATTAATTTCCGAGAATGCCGAAGAATATTTAAAACATGTTAGGAGGTTTTTGAAAATTGAATAG